One genomic region from Sphingobacterium multivorum encodes:
- a CDS encoding HIT family protein, with amino-acid sequence MSTIFSKIVAGEIPAYKVAESNDFLAFLDISPLAKGHVLVIPKKETDYIFDIADDEYMALWVFAKIVAQGIKKVIPCVKVGVAVVGLEVAHAHIHLVPINKISDLNFAGPKLSLSNDELHEIATTIRESIVGITAQNQ; translated from the coding sequence ATGTCGACAATTTTTTCAAAAATCGTTGCTGGGGAGATTCCAGCTTACAAAGTTGCAGAAAGTAATGATTTTCTGGCTTTTTTGGATATCAGCCCATTAGCGAAGGGGCACGTTTTGGTGATCCCTAAGAAAGAAACAGATTACATTTTTGATATAGCGGATGATGAATATATGGCACTTTGGGTCTTTGCCAAGATTGTTGCTCAAGGTATTAAAAAGGTAATTCCTTGTGTAAAGGTCGGTGTAGCAGTAGTTGGCTTGGAGGTGGCTCATGCACATATACATCTGGTACCAATTAATAAAATTAGCGATTTAAATTTTGCTGGACCTAAGCTGAGCTTGTCTAATGACGAACTTCACGAAATTGCGACCACTATTCGTGAGTCTATCGTCGGTATAACTGCTCAAAATCAATAA
- a CDS encoding DedA family protein, with the protein MHELLLSFQQLLNPEELLSSGGFYLVILIVFAETGLFFGFFLPGDYLLFLAGLFCALNKIDVNIYTLCLGLFVAGVLGNFTGYWFGYRAGPMLFKRKDSFIFKRKYVVMAEEFYHKYGGTALIIGRFVPIVRTFAPIFAGVVKLDFKKFVLYNVAGAAIWVLVLTLSGYFLGIEFPWIIHYVEYVVVGMIVIAFLPIAITLLKKRIKDKRNKQNIQ; encoded by the coding sequence ATGCATGAACTTTTGTTGTCATTTCAACAATTATTAAATCCCGAGGAGTTATTGAGCTCTGGTGGATTTTATCTGGTTATCTTAATTGTATTTGCTGAGACGGGTCTATTTTTTGGATTTTTTCTACCTGGTGATTATTTATTATTTCTTGCAGGATTGTTTTGTGCGCTAAATAAAATTGATGTTAACATTTATACGCTTTGTTTGGGCTTGTTTGTTGCGGGAGTTTTAGGGAATTTTACAGGGTATTGGTTTGGTTATCGAGCGGGGCCAATGTTATTTAAGCGAAAAGATAGTTTCATCTTTAAGCGAAAATATGTGGTTATGGCCGAAGAGTTTTACCATAAATATGGTGGAACAGCTTTAATTATAGGGAGATTTGTTCCAATAGTTCGTACTTTTGCACCTATCTTTGCCGGTGTCGTAAAATTAGATTTTAAAAAATTTGTTCTATATAATGTTGCAGGGGCTGCCATTTGGGTACTAGTGTTGACCCTTTCGGGATATTTCCTCGGTATTGAGTTCCCTTGGATTATACATTATGTAGAATATGTTGTCGTTGGAATGATTGTAATTGCCTTTTTGCCAATTGCAATAACGTTGTTAAAAAAGCGTATAAAAGATAAAAGAAACAAACAAAATATACAGTAA
- a CDS encoding inorganic diphosphatase: MSKQNPWHMVSPGENVPHAVNAIIEITNGSKGKYELDKETGLLLLDRVMSSSVVYPANYGFIPQTYCDDKDPLDILVICSVDILPLTLVEAQVIGVMNMVDGGEQDDKIIAVAKNDPVFNYIKDIDQLPPHTMKEIVQFFESYKALEKKHVIVEGVKGREEAQRILIEAIELYKKEFVNK, encoded by the coding sequence ATGAGTAAACAAAACCCTTGGCACATGGTTTCTCCAGGTGAGAACGTTCCACATGCCGTAAATGCTATCATTGAGATTACAAACGGATCCAAAGGAAAGTATGAATTAGACAAAGAAACTGGTTTGCTGCTTTTGGACAGAGTAATGAGTTCATCTGTCGTTTATCCTGCTAACTATGGTTTTATCCCACAGACTTATTGCGACGACAAAGATCCGTTGGATATTTTAGTCATTTGTTCAGTGGATATTTTACCATTGACATTGGTTGAAGCACAGGTTATTGGTGTGATGAATATGGTTGATGGTGGAGAACAAGATGATAAAATTATTGCGGTAGCTAAAAATGATCCCGTTTTTAATTACATTAAAGATATTGATCAGTTACCTCCGCATACGATGAAGGAAATTGTACAATTCTTTGAGAGTTACAAAGCGCTTGAAAAGAAACATGTCATTGTTGAGGGTGTAAAAGGACGTGAAGAAGCACAAAGAATCTTGATCGAGGCTATCGAATTGTACAAAAAAGAATTTGTTAACAAATAA
- a CDS encoding hemolysin family protein, with protein sequence MALDIFWTLFLVLANGFFVAAEFAIVKVRVSQIEVQAKTGSKVATIAKSITEHLDGYLAATQLGITLSSLALGWVGEAVMTQIVQGVLGFFGVELTGTIATNAGHVLAFTIITVLHIVFGELAPKSIAIQKPVATTMKIAVPLQFFYFIFRPFIWILNGFANFLLKILGFEVTKGESAHSSEELQYLLDKGKESGALDISEHELIKNVFDFNERIVKNIMVPRTKIVAVEVTADASELIETMTEEGYSRLPIYEDNIDQIVGIVHTKDILPLLAKGKEVVMKNIMRKPYFIPETKKINDLMAEFQQKRLQLAIVLDEFGGTAGMVTLEDIVEELVGEIQDEYDEETPVVERISETEYMVDAGASIHDVNEFLPIELPESQDYDTMSGLVSEIFDKIPEVGERKEEYGYVFTIIRKAQQNIEFVKLELVESADDDTEE encoded by the coding sequence ATGGCGCTCGATATATTTTGGACATTGTTTTTAGTATTGGCGAACGGCTTTTTTGTCGCGGCAGAGTTTGCTATTGTCAAGGTCCGAGTCTCCCAAATTGAAGTTCAGGCAAAAACAGGTAGCAAAGTTGCTACAATAGCCAAAAGTATAACGGAGCATTTGGATGGTTATTTGGCCGCTACACAATTGGGTATTACACTTTCTTCGCTCGCCTTGGGTTGGGTAGGAGAGGCTGTAATGACCCAAATTGTGCAGGGGGTTCTAGGTTTTTTCGGTGTTGAATTGACAGGTACAATCGCGACAAATGCAGGGCATGTATTGGCTTTTACAATTATTACTGTGTTACACATTGTATTTGGAGAGCTTGCTCCTAAATCAATTGCGATTCAAAAACCCGTTGCGACAACGATGAAAATTGCAGTTCCACTGCAATTTTTCTACTTTATTTTTAGACCATTTATTTGGATTCTAAATGGTTTCGCTAATTTCCTATTGAAGATTTTGGGATTTGAAGTCACTAAAGGTGAATCTGCGCACTCTTCTGAAGAGTTGCAATACCTTTTGGATAAAGGTAAAGAATCTGGTGCTTTGGATATCTCCGAGCACGAGTTGATTAAAAATGTATTTGATTTTAACGAACGTATCGTTAAGAATATTATGGTACCCCGTACCAAAATTGTGGCTGTTGAAGTTACCGCTGATGCCTCAGAGCTAATTGAAACTATGACTGAAGAGGGGTATTCTCGTCTTCCAATTTATGAAGATAACATTGATCAAATCGTTGGTATTGTACATACAAAGGATATTCTTCCCCTCTTAGCCAAGGGAAAGGAAGTTGTCATGAAAAATATCATGCGCAAGCCCTATTTCATTCCTGAAACGAAGAAGATTAATGATTTAATGGCTGAATTTCAGCAAAAGCGTCTACAGTTGGCGATTGTACTGGATGAATTTGGGGGGACAGCAGGTATGGTTACCTTGGAGGACATTGTTGAGGAGCTGGTAGGTGAGATTCAGGACGAATATGATGAGGAAACTCCAGTTGTTGAACGAATTTCTGAAACGGAATATATGGTCGATGCGGGAGCTAGTATTCATGATGTGAATGAGTTTCTCCCTATAGAATTGCCGGAGAGTCAAGATTACGATACGATGTCGGGTTTGGTGAGTGAGATTTTTGATAAAATTCCTGAAGTAGGCGAGCGGAAGGAAGAATATGGCTACGTATTCACTATTATCCGGAAAGCCCAACAGAATATTGAGTTTGTCAAATTGGAATTGGTCGAATCGGCCGATGATGATACAGAAGAATAA
- a CDS encoding 16S rRNA (uracil(1498)-N(3))-methyltransferase — protein MQLFFTPDLNPSLENFILSEEESKHAIRVLRMNTGDHLHLIDGRGGLYEAQIIDPHPKRTVLTILNVKEDFQQPRYHLHIAVAPTKNIDRIEWFLEKATEVGIQEITPVICEHSERKEVKLDRLNKVVVAAMKQSLKAYLPKLNPAVSFKQFLRDIPTEGVQKAIAHCVDAEKKYLNQVLEPSQHYIILIGPEGDFSEEEIDLALQMGFHPISLGEARLRTETAALAACMEVSLLNR, from the coding sequence ATGCAGTTATTTTTTACACCGGATTTAAATCCTTCGTTAGAAAATTTTATCCTTAGTGAGGAAGAAAGTAAACATGCTATTCGCGTGCTTCGTATGAATACTGGCGATCATTTACATCTCATCGATGGTCGTGGTGGTTTATACGAAGCTCAAATTATTGACCCTCATCCCAAACGTACCGTTCTTACTATTTTAAATGTTAAGGAAGACTTTCAGCAGCCGAGGTATCATCTACATATCGCTGTTGCTCCAACGAAGAATATTGATCGTATAGAATGGTTTTTAGAGAAGGCAACTGAGGTTGGCATTCAGGAAATAACTCCAGTTATCTGTGAGCATTCTGAGCGAAAAGAGGTAAAATTAGATCGTCTGAACAAGGTGGTTGTTGCAGCCATGAAACAATCATTGAAAGCCTATCTTCCCAAACTTAATCCAGCAGTATCGTTTAAGCAGTTTTTGAGAGATATTCCAACAGAAGGTGTTCAAAAAGCAATTGCACACTGTGTTGATGCTGAAAAAAAGTATTTAAACCAGGTTTTGGAGCCTTCGCAACATTATATTATCCTCATTGGTCCAGAAGGAGATTTCTCTGAGGAGGAAATTGATTTGGCACTACAAATGGGATTTCATCCAATTTCTTTGGGAGAAGCCCGCTTAAGGACCGAAACGGCCGCTTTAGCCGCATGTATGGAAGTTTCGCTGTTGAATAGATAA